The Candidatus Cloacimonadota bacterium nucleotide sequence GCTATAGAGTGATTTCAGATTTACTCCAACATTGTTGCGACCATGGTTTCAGCTTGACACCAAACAGCTATAGAGTGATTTTCAGTCATAATGTCAACAGAAAAGGCCAAAGTTTCAGCTTGACACCAAACAGCTATAGAGTGATTTGCTGAAGCATGACGAGCCTCATCGCTTCACTGTTTCAGCTTGACACCAAACAGCTATAGAGTGATTTTCCAGCGACCAAAACATGAACACCGTTCTGGTTTCAGCTTGACACCAAACAGCTATAGAGTGATTTCTAAAACAGGAAATAGCCATACATCTTTTTGTTTCAGCTTGACACCAAACAGCTATAGAGTGATTTTTTTCTTTCAGGCAATGGGCGGCGTGGACTGTTTCAGCTTGACACCAAACAGCTATAGAGTGATTTGAAAGACACGGATGAGAGAGATGAACCACGGTTTCAGCTTGACACCAAACAGCTATAGAGTGATTTAAAGAACATACTGTGACCGCCTTTAGGTTACGTTTCAGCTTGACACCAAACAGCTATAGAGTGATTTCAAAGGGAAACGCCGGGGCGATTATAGATGAGTTTCAGCTTGACACCAAACAGCTATAGAGTGATTTAATCATGTTATCACCTCCATCATTTTGTATGTTTCAGCTTGACACCAAACAGCTATAGAGTGATTTCACACAATACCAGAACAGCAACCAACGCCTGTTTCAGCTTGACACCAAACAGCTATAGAGTGATTTTCACGCCCCGCCCATTGAAGGAGAATACCAGTTTCAGCTTGACACCAAACAGCTATAGAGTGATTTGCAATCCCTACCATGCCGCCTGCATAGACGTGTTTCAGCTTGACACCAAACAGCTATAGAGTGATTTATATCAGATCGTAATGACCGAATACTTCCAGTTTCAGCTTGACACCAAACAGCTATAGAGTGATTTAGGCATTTCGATAATCATGACCATGCTCCTGTTTCAGCTTGACACCAAACAGCTATAGAGTGATTTATTGCTCTTGCAAGCCCCTGCAAACGCAGGGGCTTTGCTGTTTCCGCGGGCAGAAAATATCATTCATTGGGGTCATCGAATATCAGCAGTTGGTCTGGATTCTCTTTGGCTTTTTTTCTTTTTCTGTTTTCCAGAAAGACGATTTTGCCAAATTGTTTGTCTGTAAAGCTGAGGATATTGACCTTGCCTTTTTCCGGGATATTATCGTTCACCAGCCTTACGATGGAATCCAGTTTTTCACGCGTCCCACAATATTTCGCATACACTGAAAACTGACACATACCGAAACCCTGTTTTTCCAAAAAAAGCCTGAACTTGGTGGCGGCTTTTCTATCTTCGCTATCCACCACAGGGAGATCGAACATCACCATGACCCACATAAGCCTATATCCGCTAAGAATCTGATTTGGCACCTGGCTCTCCGGTTTTCATTTTTTCCAAGGTTTGCGCCGATATTTCAGGGAAAATTAGCAGCGGTTTTTTGGTTTCCAGAGATCTGATTAATTGTTCCACGCAGCGTGTGAGGCAATGGCGCAGCCGCGTGGCAGTGTTTTCATGGATGAGGCCAAGATTCAACAGGGCTGCCAAGCTTTGTTTTTCTTTGGTCTGCAAAATCGCGTTCAGAGGCAGGCGCCAATTCCACACCATCAGGTCGCAAAAAGGACGGAAAGGCTCCAGCAGGTCGTCCGCCAGGCAAAAAGGGTTCATCATGTTCTGGTGGTGGATGCCAAGCTCTGGAATCAGCCCTGCCGCCGCGATGGCACGGCAAAGTGAAGCCCTCAGAATAGCATAGCCGTAGTTCAGGTGACCGTTGATTCCAGGCAGTTCCGGCTTGCGGCGGAATTTAGCCCCAAAAAGCCTTTGCCAATAGATGCGGGCTGCCACAGCCTCGGAGTTGCCGCTATCTCCAGAAAGCACCTTCCCAACCAGAGTTTGGAGATCGAGGCTGTTTTTACCTGCCAGTTCCAACACTTTGGCTTGGTTCAAAAT carries:
- the cas1 gene encoding type II CRISPR-associated endonuclease Cas1 — translated: MNSVVEINAESCGISVSKGFLLVSCASREEKIPLSEIEALIINARAATITNRALARLAEEGVVVVHNGPNSQPVALTLPCAANVYRKQRVESQIACSLPLKKNLWRQVVKAKILNQAKVLELAGKNSLDLQTLVGKVLSGDSGNSEAVAARIYWQRLFGAKFRRKPELPGINGHLNYGYAILRASLCRAIAAAGLIPELGIHHQNMMNPFCLADDLLEPFRPFCDLMVWNWRLPLNAILQTKEKQSLAALLNLGLIHENTATRLRHCLTRCVEQLIRSLETKKPLLIFPEISAQTLEKMKTGEPGAKSDS
- the cas2 gene encoding CRISPR-associated endonuclease Cas2, with the translated sequence MWVMVMFDLPVVDSEDRKAATKFRLFLEKQGFGMCQFSVYAKYCGTREKLDSIVRLVNDNIPEKGKVNILSFTDKQFGKIVFLENRKRKKAKENPDQLLIFDDPNE